Genomic DNA from Solanum pennellii chromosome 3, SPENNV200:
GATATTAAACCTGATAACATCTGCATCCCCTTCAAGTTACTTATAAGAAATTCATCCCCTGTCAAATTATTtgcaaagaaaagatgaaatgCTTTCAATTTCTCCCTCCGTACCAGTTTATGCAACACTGTTTGTTTGGTGTTGTGgttaagaaaaaaaggaagactTTCAAAACTTGTAGTATTAAATAAGCTTTTATAGCACCTCAGGCTGTGTCTGTTTGAGAGTCATGCGGTCTTAGGTTCAGTTCGCCTTGACAAAACACTAGGTGATATCTTTTCCCATCTGTCACCCTAGGACAAGGTCACTCCATACTTGTGACATTGGGAGTTAGCGCTTAACAAGTATCACGTGGAATTAGTTGAGGTCTGAATAAACTGACCTGGACACCACGGTTATAACAAAAAGAACCAAGTCTTGAACATGTTTTCGACTATAAATCATATCACTAtaggtaaaattataattttaaaattgaatcattTCTAAATATAAAAGGTAATATTCTTTATACATTACATATAACAGAAAAAAAGGGGTGTCACATAAACTGGGGCAGAAGGAACACGATATTCATGTGATGTTTTTATTCTGACCTGTGATTAAGGACATGGCAAGATCAACACTACTTGGAGTTTCTGGAGTAAAGTAAGGACCAGCCATGAGAGATGGAATTATAGTGATaagtttaatattattttcctcaGAAAATTTCCAAGCTTCCTTTTCAGCTAATGTTTTTGAGACAGGGTACCCCTGCATAgcattaaaaaaacttttttttttcaagaattgtAAActatattgttaaaaaaatataatgagaaaTTACCCAAGTAGGTGGTTTTGTTGAAGTCAAGAACTCAACATCTGTCCAATTAGACTCATCCATGACTGGACCTGTGCCACTAAGTTGGTTGATTGTCACAGCAGCAGCTGATGAGGTCAATACTACCTTTTTAACTGTTTTTGATTTGACACATGCTTTTAGGACATTCACAACTCCTTGTACTGCTGGATTTATCATATCATTCTGCAAATAAAGACAATATAATCGAAGCGGATTCAGGATCTAAAGtcaataaattcaaaatcttttgatataattctacatattatacatatatatatacctctGGATCTTGAGAAGCAAAGTTGATTGGTGTTGCTACATGGAAGACAATGTCACATCCATTTATAGGGATATCAAAGCTTGTTTCATCTGTTAAATCAGCTTGAAATATTCTCAATTTTCCCAACTCATGTAATGCTAATAGGTGAGAAATCTTCTTATGATttcctaattaaaaaaattaataagaaaccaaaaaataatattaaccaaatataatgatatattgtataaatattgacatttaaaaaaaaaaagaagaaacataaGCATGGATCACTTTGCTTCAGCCCTTGCTTTGTATATCTGTTTTTTTCCACCTAGTGTTCGATACTCGTTTTATAAGAGTCTCGACTAAtctaaattcacatttcatgaAGGATCATTAGAAGGGAAAACACGTATTGCGATAAACCGAAAACTAAATAGGGTTTAACTTCCACATGAGACAACATCAGAATTCTCCAATTCAATAGAGTCATCCTACGAGGTACCCACTACTCGGAGCActtttccaaaagaaaaaaaaaatatatttgtcagGTTCGATTCTTCTTAGTTAGGTTGGGTCAGATATACCTTGCCTCAAGTGATGCTACAAACACttctttatctattttttagaagataatagatagatagataagaaccaatttgaaaatataatgtCACAAATACCATTtgtcataaataatattttttttttcaaatattaatatcGCTTACGAAAAATTCTGCGTACCAAGATGGCGGACAGTTGTATTAACAGTGTAGCCTTTCTCAAGCAAAAGCTTAACAAGCAAAGATGCCATAAATCCATTGCCACCAATTACACAAGCTGATTTTAATCTTCCTTCCATGgaatatatctttttaaaatctaaaaaattataaaactaatgAAACCttatagagaaaaataatggaaatattcaaaaaaaatattaatatagttTAGTGTCAAATGAAAGTATGTTGTGTTTTTATAATTAGATTTATATCACTAAGACCATTAGGTTATACATGAAGTAGATAGACACATGGAGTTACCAAATTGTCAAAATTTGACCACtctatcaaataattaatatatacataattaatcatatttttataataagcTTATATCATCTCATATGTTGTGTAATTGGATGGTCTTATCCCTCCTTATATTAAATAGACAATCAgattatcaatataatcattttatttacCTTTTTGGCTGGCTTGAAGTATTGATTAACGTTAAATACATTACTCAACCACTCATTTGAAGAAGATTACTTAGATCTGGCtcgtcttttatttttaaaagataatgaCAATTATAAGattatttaaaacatatatataatatgtacttttgaaaaaatgagtACGATATACTCAATCATATCTCGATAATATGATAGATTTGAACGTAgttaatatgatatgatatcgTAGAGAGACGCAATATCTTGGATTTCATCATTCAAGTCTGTGGAAAAGAAGATGTCCTTTAGAGGGCTTTTcgattcatattttttttttataaagaaagcTTAGTAAAACTTAAAACACCTTAATTCACTCACATTaagatgaactttttttttaatctaaggTTCCATTCTGCGTTGAAATTGATTGATGTAAATTAGTCAGTTTTATTCCACCTATTTTTAGGGCttactttttttatatgtatatgatatctcgagttcggagcctaaagggtataaaatattaacaa
This window encodes:
- the LOC107012467 gene encoding anthocyanidin reductase ((2S)-flavan-3-ol-forming), translated to MEGRLKSACVIGGNGFMASLLVKLLLEKGYTVNTTVRHLGNHKKISHLLALHELGKLRIFQADLTDETSFDIPINGCDIVFHVATPINFASQDPENDMINPAVQGVVNVLKACVKSKTVKKVVLTSSAAAVTINQLSGTGPVMDESNWTDVEFLTSTKPPTWGYPVSKTLAEKEAWKFSEENNIKLITIIPSLMAGPYFTPETPSSVDLAMSLITGDEFLISNLKGMQMLSGLISITHVEDVCRAHIFVAEKESASGRYICSAVNTSVIELASFLKKRYPTLYVPTDFGEFPSKAKLIISSEKLIKEGFSFKYGIEEIYDQCVACFKDKGLLKI